A region of bacterium DNA encodes the following proteins:
- a CDS encoding ABC transporter permease, which yields MLIYIIKRLLLTIPVLFGIATITFILIYIIPGDPTSGIVGERVNAQTLQQIREEMGLDKPFHIQYFCYLNRVIHGNLGRSFSTKQEVTETIIEKFPNTLKLAISAMVIAILLGLPMGIFAAVTRNSIWDRLTMVSAVLGISTPVFWFGLLLIFIFSIKLGWLPASGMGDGDILYLILPATTLGLRSVALIARITRTSILEILGEDYIRTARAKGLKESVVIFKHTLKNSLIPIVTIIGLDFGSYLNGSVLTETVFGWPGLGRYAVEGIIKRDIPVVMGVVLFGAFVFVIVNLIVDILYHFLNPKIRVK from the coding sequence ATGCTAATTTACATTATTAAACGATTATTACTAACCATTCCTGTTTTATTCGGGATAGCGACGATTACTTTTATCCTGATTTATATTATCCCCGGCGACCCTACTTCAGGTATAGTTGGAGAAAGGGTCAATGCCCAAACCCTTCAACAGATACGGGAAGAAATGGGACTTGATAAACCATTCCATATTCAATATTTCTGTTATCTGAATAGAGTCATCCATGGTAATTTAGGTCGGTCTTTTTCAACTAAACAGGAAGTTACAGAAACAATCATTGAGAAATTCCCAAATACCTTAAAATTGGCAATATCGGCGATGGTTATTGCTATCTTATTGGGTCTCCCAATGGGAATTTTTGCGGCGGTTACCAGAAATTCCATCTGGGATAGATTAACTATGGTTTCAGCCGTATTGGGTATTTCTACGCCGGTATTCTGGTTTGGACTACTTCTTATTTTTATCTTTTCGATTAAACTTGGCTGGCTACCAGCCTCAGGAATGGGTGATGGAGATATTCTTTATCTTATTTTACCCGCGACTACTCTGGGATTACGCTCGGTGGCTTTAATTGCCCGAATTACAAGAACATCAATATTAGAAATATTAGGAGAAGATTATATTAGAACCGCAAGGGCAAAAGGATTAAAAGAAAGTGTGGTCATATTTAAACATACCTTAAAAAATAGCCTTATCCCGATTGTAACAATTATTGGATTAGACTTTGGGAGTTATCTTAATGGTTCAGTTCTGACAGAAACAGTATTTGGCTGGCCAGGACTTGGCAGATATGCGGTTGAAGGAATTATAAAAAGGGACATACCAGTAGTGATGGGTGTTGTGCTGTTTGGGGCTTTTGTCTTTGTTATCGTTAATTTAATCGTAGATATTTTATATCATTTTCTAAATCCAAAAATCAGGGTAAAATGA